One segment of Desmodus rotundus isolate HL8 chromosome 6, HLdesRot8A.1, whole genome shotgun sequence DNA contains the following:
- the ATG9B gene encoding autophagy-related protein 9B isoform X2 has protein sequence MVRRTGWGGSRGQLGRWGDLGPGSVPLLPMPLPPLLPPPCRGPGGGRVSVFSLSPAPHTRSMPSSVPPLALGAPCPAVQAPGAFQPRHSALPTPATPPKQVGPVMTPISAPPAWGSHFAPPLASVTPPPSRRCPQGSPGLRIGPLIPEQDYERLEDCDPEGSQDSPLHGEEQQPLLHVPEGLRGSWHHIQNLDSFFTKIYSYHQRNGFACILLEDVFQLGQFVFIITFTTFLLCCVDYNILFANQPNNRTRPGLSHNKVTLSDAILPSSQCAQRIRSSPLLVFLLILAAAFWLIQLLRSVCNLFSYWDIQVFYREALHIPPEELSSVPWAEVQSRLLALQRSGGLCVQPRPLTELDVHHRILRYTNYQVALANKGLLPARCALPCGGSVVFLSRGLALNVDLLLFRGPFSLFRGGWELPDAYKRNDQRGALAARWRRAVLLLAVVNLALSPLVLAWQVLHAFYSHVELLRREPGALGVRRWSRLARLQLRHFNELPHELRARLARAYRPAAAFLRAAAPPAPIFALLARQLVFFAGALFAALLALTVYDEDVLAVEHVLTAMTALGVTATVARSFIPDEQSQGRSPQLLLQSALAHMHYLPEEPGAAGRASAYQQMARLLQYRAVSLLEELLSPLLTPLFLLFWFRPRALEIIDFFRHFTVDVAGVGDICSFALMDVKRHGHPQWLSAGHTEASQSQRAEDGKTELSLMRFSLVHPQWRPPGHSSKFLGQLRGRVQQDAAALGAASVRSPPTPRVLSDSSSPLPETFLANLLVHPLLPPRDLSPTAPCPAAATASLLASISRMAQDPSCVSPGGTGGQKVAQLPELASAEMSLHAIYLHQLHQQQQQELWGEASASPLSRPWSSPSQTLSPDEEKPSWSSGGSSPASSPRQQWRTQRTQNLFPGGFQQTTDTPKEPGQGRGTD, from the exons ATGGTGAGGCGAACGGGCTGGGGGGGGAGCAGAGGGCAGCTGGGGCGGTGGGGAGACCTGGGGCCTGGATCAGTGCCCCTCCTCCCCATGCCactgcctcctctcctgcctcctccgtgtcgggggcctgggggagggagggtctctgtcttctctctgtcccctgcccctcacACAAGAAGTATGCCTTCCTCAGTTCCTCCTCTGGCTCTGGGGGCCCCCTGCCCAGCTGTGCAGGCCCCAGGGGCTTTTCAGCCTCGACAcagtgccctccccaccccagccacacccccAAAACAGGTAGGGCCTGTGATGACACCCATCTCTGCTCCCCCCGCCTGGGGCTCCCATTTCGCCCCACCCCTGGCCTCGGTGACTCCCCCTCCTTCACGCCGATGCCCCCAGGGCAGTCCTGGGCTGCGGATAGGCCCTCTGATCCCTGAGCAGGATTATGAGCGGCTGGAGGACTGTGACCCTGAGGGGTCCCAAGATTCACCCCTCCATGGGGAGGAGCAGCAGCCCCTGCTTCATGTGCCCGAAGGGCTCCGAG gctcctggcaccacATCCAGAACCTGGACAGCTTCTTCACCAAGAT CTACAGCTACCACCAGCGGAACGGCTTTGCCTGTATCCTGCTGGAGGATGTCTTCCAGCTGGG ACAATTTGTTTTTATCATCACCTTCACGACCTTCCTCCTTTGCTGCGTGGATTACAATATTCTCTTTGCCAACCAACCAAATAACCGGACAAGACCTGGGCTGTCGCACAACAAAGTGACTCTGTCAGACGCCATCCTCCCGTCCTCCCAGTGTGCCCAGCG GATCCGCTCCAGCCCCCTGCTGGTCTTCCTTCTGATCCTGGCTGCAGCCTTCTGGCTGATCCAGCTGCTTCGCTCAGTCTGCAACCTCTTCAGCTACTGGGACATCCAGGTGTTTTACAGGGAGGCCCTGCACATCCCCCCG GAGGAGCTCAGCTCTGTGCCCTGGGCGGAGGTGCAGTCCCGCCTCCTGGCGCTGCAGAGGAGCGGGGGCCTGTGCGTGCAGCCCCGGCCGCTGACCGAGCTGGACGTGCACCACCGCATCCTGCGCTACACCAACTACCAGGTGGCGCTGGCCAACAAGGGTCTGCTGCCGGCCCGCTGCGCGCTGCCCTGCGGAGGCAGTGTGGTCTTCCTCAGCCGCGGCCTGGCGCTCAACGTCGACCTGCTTCTCTTCCGAGGGCCCTTCTCGCTCTTCCGCGGGGGCTGGGAGCTGCCCGACGCCTACAAGCGCAATGACCAGCGGGGCGCACTGGCCGCGCGCTGGCGGCGCGCAGTACTGCTCCTGGCCGTCGTGAACCTGGCGCTGAGCCCGCTGGTGCTGGCCTGGCAGGTGCTGCACGCCTTCTACAGTCACGTCGAGCTGCTCCGGCGAGAGCCAGGAGCGCTGGGGGTGCGCCGCTGGTCGCGCCTGGCCCGCCTGCAGCTGCGTCACTTCAATGAACTGCCGCACGAGCTGCGCGCCCGCCTGGCCCGCGCCTACCGCCCCGCCGCTGCCTTCCTGCGCGCCGCAGCACCCCCGGCGCCCATATTCGCGCTGCTGGCCCGCCAGCTGGTTTTCTTTGCCGGCGCGCTCTTCGCCGCGCTGCTCGCACTCACCGTCTATGACGAGGACGTGCTCGCCGTGGAGCACGTGCTCACCGCCATGACCGCGCTCGGGGTCACCGCTACCGTGGCCAG GTCTTTTATTCCGGATGAGCAGAGCCAGGGCCGTTCACCGCAGCTCCTGTTGCAATCGGCCTTGGCCCACATGCATTACCTCCCGGAGGAGCCCGGTGCTGCCGGTAGGGCCAGCGCTTACCAGCAGATGGCGCGGCTGTTGCAATACCGAGCG GTCTCCCTCCTGGAGGAGCTCCTGTCACCTCTCCTCACCCCGCTGTTTCTGCTATTTTGGTTTCGCCCTCGTGCCCTGGAGATTATTGACTTTTTTCGTCATTTCACTGTGGATGTGGCCGGGGTTGGCGACATCTGTTCCTTTGCTCTTATGGATGTGAAGCGCCACGGCCACCCTCAG tgGCTCTCGGCGGGACACACCGAGGCCTCGCAGTCTCAGCGTGCAGAGGACGGAAAGACTGAGCTCTCCCTGATGAGGTTCTCCCTGGTGCACCCACAATGGCGCCCCCCAGGGCACAGCTCCAAGTTCCTGGGGCAGCTTCGGGGCCGGGTACAACAGGATGCAGCCGCTTTGGGTGCCGCCTCCGTtcgcagccctcccacccccagggtgcTCAGCGACTCTTCCTCACCTCTG CCGGAGACCTTCCTGGCCAACCTCTTGGTGCACCCCCTTCTGCCCCCGAGGGACCTGAgccccacagccccctgcccagctGCAGCCACTGCCAGCCTCCTGGCCTCTATTTCTAGAATGGCCCAGGACCCCAG CTGTGTGTCCCCAGGAGGCACTGGGGGCCAGAAGGTGGCCCAGCTACCTGAGCTTGCCTCTGCTGAGATGAGTCTCCATGCCATCTACTTGCACCAG ctccaccagcagcagcagcaggaactgTGGGGTGAGGCCTCAGCCTCCCCCTTGTCCAGGCCCTGGTCCAGCCCCTCGCAGACACTCTCGCCTGATGAGGAGAAGCCATCCTGGTCAAGTGGCG GCTCCAgtcctgcctccagccccagacAGCAGTGGAGAACCCAGAGGACCCAGAATCTCTTCCCTGGAGGCTTCCAGCAGACCACGGACACTCCGAAGGAGCCTGGCCAGGGCCGTGGCACTGACTGA
- the ATG9B gene encoding autophagy-related protein 9B isoform X1: MVRRTGWGGSRGQLGRWGDLGPGSVPLLPMPLPPLLPPPCRGPGGGRVSVFSLSPAPHTRSMPSSVPPLALGAPCPAVQAPGAFQPRHSALPTPATPPKQVGPVMTPISAPPAWGSHFAPPLASVTPPPSRRCPQGSPGLRIGPLIPEQDYERLEDCDPEGSQDSPLHGEEQQPLLHVPEGLRGSWHHIQNLDSFFTKIYSYHQRNGFACILLEDVFQLGQFVFIITFTTFLLCCVDYNILFANQPNNRTRPGLSHNKVTLSDAILPSSQCAQRIRSSPLLVFLLILAAAFWLIQLLRSVCNLFSYWDIQVFYREALHIPPRNPGRWRSPTPCPQEELSSVPWAEVQSRLLALQRSGGLCVQPRPLTELDVHHRILRYTNYQVALANKGLLPARCALPCGGSVVFLSRGLALNVDLLLFRGPFSLFRGGWELPDAYKRNDQRGALAARWRRAVLLLAVVNLALSPLVLAWQVLHAFYSHVELLRREPGALGVRRWSRLARLQLRHFNELPHELRARLARAYRPAAAFLRAAAPPAPIFALLARQLVFFAGALFAALLALTVYDEDVLAVEHVLTAMTALGVTATVARSFIPDEQSQGRSPQLLLQSALAHMHYLPEEPGAAGRASAYQQMARLLQYRAVSLLEELLSPLLTPLFLLFWFRPRALEIIDFFRHFTVDVAGVGDICSFALMDVKRHGHPQWLSAGHTEASQSQRAEDGKTELSLMRFSLVHPQWRPPGHSSKFLGQLRGRVQQDAAALGAASVRSPPTPRVLSDSSSPLPETFLANLLVHPLLPPRDLSPTAPCPAAATASLLASISRMAQDPSCVSPGGTGGQKVAQLPELASAEMSLHAIYLHQLHQQQQQELWGEASASPLSRPWSSPSQTLSPDEEKPSWSSGGSSPASSPRQQWRTQRTQNLFPGGFQQTTDTPKEPGQGRGTD; the protein is encoded by the exons ATGGTGAGGCGAACGGGCTGGGGGGGGAGCAGAGGGCAGCTGGGGCGGTGGGGAGACCTGGGGCCTGGATCAGTGCCCCTCCTCCCCATGCCactgcctcctctcctgcctcctccgtgtcgggggcctgggggagggagggtctctgtcttctctctgtcccctgcccctcacACAAGAAGTATGCCTTCCTCAGTTCCTCCTCTGGCTCTGGGGGCCCCCTGCCCAGCTGTGCAGGCCCCAGGGGCTTTTCAGCCTCGACAcagtgccctccccaccccagccacacccccAAAACAGGTAGGGCCTGTGATGACACCCATCTCTGCTCCCCCCGCCTGGGGCTCCCATTTCGCCCCACCCCTGGCCTCGGTGACTCCCCCTCCTTCACGCCGATGCCCCCAGGGCAGTCCTGGGCTGCGGATAGGCCCTCTGATCCCTGAGCAGGATTATGAGCGGCTGGAGGACTGTGACCCTGAGGGGTCCCAAGATTCACCCCTCCATGGGGAGGAGCAGCAGCCCCTGCTTCATGTGCCCGAAGGGCTCCGAG gctcctggcaccacATCCAGAACCTGGACAGCTTCTTCACCAAGAT CTACAGCTACCACCAGCGGAACGGCTTTGCCTGTATCCTGCTGGAGGATGTCTTCCAGCTGGG ACAATTTGTTTTTATCATCACCTTCACGACCTTCCTCCTTTGCTGCGTGGATTACAATATTCTCTTTGCCAACCAACCAAATAACCGGACAAGACCTGGGCTGTCGCACAACAAAGTGACTCTGTCAGACGCCATCCTCCCGTCCTCCCAGTGTGCCCAGCG GATCCGCTCCAGCCCCCTGCTGGTCTTCCTTCTGATCCTGGCTGCAGCCTTCTGGCTGATCCAGCTGCTTCGCTCAGTCTGCAACCTCTTCAGCTACTGGGACATCCAGGTGTTTTACAGGGAGGCCCTGCACATCCCCCCG AGGAACCCAGGTCGCTGGCGCTCACCCACCCCGTGTCCTCAGGAGGAGCTCAGCTCTGTGCCCTGGGCGGAGGTGCAGTCCCGCCTCCTGGCGCTGCAGAGGAGCGGGGGCCTGTGCGTGCAGCCCCGGCCGCTGACCGAGCTGGACGTGCACCACCGCATCCTGCGCTACACCAACTACCAGGTGGCGCTGGCCAACAAGGGTCTGCTGCCGGCCCGCTGCGCGCTGCCCTGCGGAGGCAGTGTGGTCTTCCTCAGCCGCGGCCTGGCGCTCAACGTCGACCTGCTTCTCTTCCGAGGGCCCTTCTCGCTCTTCCGCGGGGGCTGGGAGCTGCCCGACGCCTACAAGCGCAATGACCAGCGGGGCGCACTGGCCGCGCGCTGGCGGCGCGCAGTACTGCTCCTGGCCGTCGTGAACCTGGCGCTGAGCCCGCTGGTGCTGGCCTGGCAGGTGCTGCACGCCTTCTACAGTCACGTCGAGCTGCTCCGGCGAGAGCCAGGAGCGCTGGGGGTGCGCCGCTGGTCGCGCCTGGCCCGCCTGCAGCTGCGTCACTTCAATGAACTGCCGCACGAGCTGCGCGCCCGCCTGGCCCGCGCCTACCGCCCCGCCGCTGCCTTCCTGCGCGCCGCAGCACCCCCGGCGCCCATATTCGCGCTGCTGGCCCGCCAGCTGGTTTTCTTTGCCGGCGCGCTCTTCGCCGCGCTGCTCGCACTCACCGTCTATGACGAGGACGTGCTCGCCGTGGAGCACGTGCTCACCGCCATGACCGCGCTCGGGGTCACCGCTACCGTGGCCAG GTCTTTTATTCCGGATGAGCAGAGCCAGGGCCGTTCACCGCAGCTCCTGTTGCAATCGGCCTTGGCCCACATGCATTACCTCCCGGAGGAGCCCGGTGCTGCCGGTAGGGCCAGCGCTTACCAGCAGATGGCGCGGCTGTTGCAATACCGAGCG GTCTCCCTCCTGGAGGAGCTCCTGTCACCTCTCCTCACCCCGCTGTTTCTGCTATTTTGGTTTCGCCCTCGTGCCCTGGAGATTATTGACTTTTTTCGTCATTTCACTGTGGATGTGGCCGGGGTTGGCGACATCTGTTCCTTTGCTCTTATGGATGTGAAGCGCCACGGCCACCCTCAG tgGCTCTCGGCGGGACACACCGAGGCCTCGCAGTCTCAGCGTGCAGAGGACGGAAAGACTGAGCTCTCCCTGATGAGGTTCTCCCTGGTGCACCCACAATGGCGCCCCCCAGGGCACAGCTCCAAGTTCCTGGGGCAGCTTCGGGGCCGGGTACAACAGGATGCAGCCGCTTTGGGTGCCGCCTCCGTtcgcagccctcccacccccagggtgcTCAGCGACTCTTCCTCACCTCTG CCGGAGACCTTCCTGGCCAACCTCTTGGTGCACCCCCTTCTGCCCCCGAGGGACCTGAgccccacagccccctgcccagctGCAGCCACTGCCAGCCTCCTGGCCTCTATTTCTAGAATGGCCCAGGACCCCAG CTGTGTGTCCCCAGGAGGCACTGGGGGCCAGAAGGTGGCCCAGCTACCTGAGCTTGCCTCTGCTGAGATGAGTCTCCATGCCATCTACTTGCACCAG ctccaccagcagcagcagcaggaactgTGGGGTGAGGCCTCAGCCTCCCCCTTGTCCAGGCCCTGGTCCAGCCCCTCGCAGACACTCTCGCCTGATGAGGAGAAGCCATCCTGGTCAAGTGGCG GCTCCAgtcctgcctccagccccagacAGCAGTGGAGAACCCAGAGGACCCAGAATCTCTTCCCTGGAGGCTTCCAGCAGACCACGGACACTCCGAAGGAGCCTGGCCAGGGCCGTGGCACTGACTGA
- the ATG9B gene encoding autophagy-related protein 9B isoform X3 has translation MGSPGLRIGPLIPEQDYERLEDCDPEGSQDSPLHGEEQQPLLHVPEGLRGSWHHIQNLDSFFTKIYSYHQRNGFACILLEDVFQLGQFVFIITFTTFLLCCVDYNILFANQPNNRTRPGLSHNKVTLSDAILPSSQCAQRIRSSPLLVFLLILAAAFWLIQLLRSVCNLFSYWDIQVFYREALHIPPRNPGRWRSPTPCPQEELSSVPWAEVQSRLLALQRSGGLCVQPRPLTELDVHHRILRYTNYQVALANKGLLPARCALPCGGSVVFLSRGLALNVDLLLFRGPFSLFRGGWELPDAYKRNDQRGALAARWRRAVLLLAVVNLALSPLVLAWQVLHAFYSHVELLRREPGALGVRRWSRLARLQLRHFNELPHELRARLARAYRPAAAFLRAAAPPAPIFALLARQLVFFAGALFAALLALTVYDEDVLAVEHVLTAMTALGVTATVARSFIPDEQSQGRSPQLLLQSALAHMHYLPEEPGAAGRASAYQQMARLLQYRAVSLLEELLSPLLTPLFLLFWFRPRALEIIDFFRHFTVDVAGVGDICSFALMDVKRHGHPQWLSAGHTEASQSQRAEDGKTELSLMRFSLVHPQWRPPGHSSKFLGQLRGRVQQDAAALGAASVRSPPTPRVLSDSSSPLPETFLANLLVHPLLPPRDLSPTAPCPAAATASLLASISRMAQDPSCVSPGGTGGQKVAQLPELASAEMSLHAIYLHQLHQQQQQELWGEASASPLSRPWSSPSQTLSPDEEKPSWSSGGSSPASSPRQQWRTQRTQNLFPGGFQQTTDTPKEPGQGRGTD, from the exons ATG GGCAGTCCTGGGCTGCGGATAGGCCCTCTGATCCCTGAGCAGGATTATGAGCGGCTGGAGGACTGTGACCCTGAGGGGTCCCAAGATTCACCCCTCCATGGGGAGGAGCAGCAGCCCCTGCTTCATGTGCCCGAAGGGCTCCGAG gctcctggcaccacATCCAGAACCTGGACAGCTTCTTCACCAAGAT CTACAGCTACCACCAGCGGAACGGCTTTGCCTGTATCCTGCTGGAGGATGTCTTCCAGCTGGG ACAATTTGTTTTTATCATCACCTTCACGACCTTCCTCCTTTGCTGCGTGGATTACAATATTCTCTTTGCCAACCAACCAAATAACCGGACAAGACCTGGGCTGTCGCACAACAAAGTGACTCTGTCAGACGCCATCCTCCCGTCCTCCCAGTGTGCCCAGCG GATCCGCTCCAGCCCCCTGCTGGTCTTCCTTCTGATCCTGGCTGCAGCCTTCTGGCTGATCCAGCTGCTTCGCTCAGTCTGCAACCTCTTCAGCTACTGGGACATCCAGGTGTTTTACAGGGAGGCCCTGCACATCCCCCCG AGGAACCCAGGTCGCTGGCGCTCACCCACCCCGTGTCCTCAGGAGGAGCTCAGCTCTGTGCCCTGGGCGGAGGTGCAGTCCCGCCTCCTGGCGCTGCAGAGGAGCGGGGGCCTGTGCGTGCAGCCCCGGCCGCTGACCGAGCTGGACGTGCACCACCGCATCCTGCGCTACACCAACTACCAGGTGGCGCTGGCCAACAAGGGTCTGCTGCCGGCCCGCTGCGCGCTGCCCTGCGGAGGCAGTGTGGTCTTCCTCAGCCGCGGCCTGGCGCTCAACGTCGACCTGCTTCTCTTCCGAGGGCCCTTCTCGCTCTTCCGCGGGGGCTGGGAGCTGCCCGACGCCTACAAGCGCAATGACCAGCGGGGCGCACTGGCCGCGCGCTGGCGGCGCGCAGTACTGCTCCTGGCCGTCGTGAACCTGGCGCTGAGCCCGCTGGTGCTGGCCTGGCAGGTGCTGCACGCCTTCTACAGTCACGTCGAGCTGCTCCGGCGAGAGCCAGGAGCGCTGGGGGTGCGCCGCTGGTCGCGCCTGGCCCGCCTGCAGCTGCGTCACTTCAATGAACTGCCGCACGAGCTGCGCGCCCGCCTGGCCCGCGCCTACCGCCCCGCCGCTGCCTTCCTGCGCGCCGCAGCACCCCCGGCGCCCATATTCGCGCTGCTGGCCCGCCAGCTGGTTTTCTTTGCCGGCGCGCTCTTCGCCGCGCTGCTCGCACTCACCGTCTATGACGAGGACGTGCTCGCCGTGGAGCACGTGCTCACCGCCATGACCGCGCTCGGGGTCACCGCTACCGTGGCCAG GTCTTTTATTCCGGATGAGCAGAGCCAGGGCCGTTCACCGCAGCTCCTGTTGCAATCGGCCTTGGCCCACATGCATTACCTCCCGGAGGAGCCCGGTGCTGCCGGTAGGGCCAGCGCTTACCAGCAGATGGCGCGGCTGTTGCAATACCGAGCG GTCTCCCTCCTGGAGGAGCTCCTGTCACCTCTCCTCACCCCGCTGTTTCTGCTATTTTGGTTTCGCCCTCGTGCCCTGGAGATTATTGACTTTTTTCGTCATTTCACTGTGGATGTGGCCGGGGTTGGCGACATCTGTTCCTTTGCTCTTATGGATGTGAAGCGCCACGGCCACCCTCAG tgGCTCTCGGCGGGACACACCGAGGCCTCGCAGTCTCAGCGTGCAGAGGACGGAAAGACTGAGCTCTCCCTGATGAGGTTCTCCCTGGTGCACCCACAATGGCGCCCCCCAGGGCACAGCTCCAAGTTCCTGGGGCAGCTTCGGGGCCGGGTACAACAGGATGCAGCCGCTTTGGGTGCCGCCTCCGTtcgcagccctcccacccccagggtgcTCAGCGACTCTTCCTCACCTCTG CCGGAGACCTTCCTGGCCAACCTCTTGGTGCACCCCCTTCTGCCCCCGAGGGACCTGAgccccacagccccctgcccagctGCAGCCACTGCCAGCCTCCTGGCCTCTATTTCTAGAATGGCCCAGGACCCCAG CTGTGTGTCCCCAGGAGGCACTGGGGGCCAGAAGGTGGCCCAGCTACCTGAGCTTGCCTCTGCTGAGATGAGTCTCCATGCCATCTACTTGCACCAG ctccaccagcagcagcagcaggaactgTGGGGTGAGGCCTCAGCCTCCCCCTTGTCCAGGCCCTGGTCCAGCCCCTCGCAGACACTCTCGCCTGATGAGGAGAAGCCATCCTGGTCAAGTGGCG GCTCCAgtcctgcctccagccccagacAGCAGTGGAGAACCCAGAGGACCCAGAATCTCTTCCCTGGAGGCTTCCAGCAGACCACGGACACTCCGAAGGAGCCTGGCCAGGGCCGTGGCACTGACTGA